The proteins below come from a single Pedobacter aquae genomic window:
- a CDS encoding T9SS type A sorting domain-containing protein, which produces MITIFTCKSLLKFKVNKVLISLFALIFASINVSAQVPSITSFNPLSAKPGDAVTITGTNFNTTTTNNVVFFGATKAAVTAATTTSLIVTVPTGATFAPITLLNTATGLATQSLGSFNPIYSPEKTNITTADFAAEQVLAAGNAPHLIAVSDLDGDGKSDLAVANKNSNTVSVYHNISNIGNITSASFATKVDFATENEPFAVAIRDLDGDGKPDLVVTNYGSSSISVFRNISTTGLLDAGSFDNKIDFTTGSSPRIASIGDLDGDGKPDLAVVNESSGDISILRNTSTTGSLSFAPKVDVVAGSSSRFIAIGDLNADGKLDLAVTNFGSNNFSVFLNASSIGNVNFNPKVDFTAGTRPIAVAIDDFDGDGKSDLAILNRNSSNISVFLNASSNGNFNLNPKIDVTTGNIHEYFSIGDLDGDSRPDFIVPVLGSNTFSLLRNTSSSGMLSFSSSVSLSIGNNPHSVVIADLDGDHKPDLVTSHYLSNTISILRNTDLPPTITSFSPLNAKPGDAVTITGTNFNTTTTNNVVFFGATRATVTAATATSLTVTVPVGATYDYLNVLNTGTTLAAQSLKKFHPLFSPSKAGVFTTDDKVDFAAGDSPIFTASGDLDGDGKADLVVANYVGNTISVLRNTATNGSISSSSFADKIDLSTVLPINVIISDIDGDGKPDVIVSNSASANISIFRNTSTSGNISFAAKEFLVVNASFYSWFTIGDFNSDGKPDIAVAKDGEILVYPNSSSSGSISFSSAITIVGQLYTYNITAADIDGDNLLDLVLGGDTGFTVYRNTSINGVVSFENGVFIRTREYDVSMVIGDLDGDTKLDVAVTYGFDSRFSCFLNTSTPGNINFAAKVDFLLGSHDSFALGDIDSDGKPDLLTANNSFVNVFPNTSSIGSINFGSVVQITAGLVTRNVIVGDIDGDTKPDLIVANEFSDNVSVIRNADIVPLPVSLISYQAKLQTNGTVQLNWLTASETNNSYFEILKSTDGKNFSSIAKVNGSGNSTQQAQYDYTDTRPASGSNYYQLIQYDDNGKQTDLGVRAVNVTLGSKELTVYPNPASSLINLSFEADVYQKLEVIDLTGKILMSQTIQKQENSISLDINKLSTGFYHIRLTGTGKITTKQIIKQ; this is translated from the coding sequence ATGATTACAATTTTTACTTGTAAATCTTTACTTAAATTCAAAGTAAATAAAGTTTTAATCTCACTTTTCGCTTTAATATTTGCTTCCATTAATGTTAGCGCACAAGTGCCTAGTATTACTTCGTTTAATCCATTAAGCGCCAAACCAGGCGATGCAGTTACAATTACTGGGACAAATTTCAATACTACAACTACAAATAACGTGGTTTTCTTTGGAGCAACAAAGGCAGCTGTAACAGCGGCAACTACTACGAGCTTAATAGTAACGGTACCCACTGGAGCAACTTTTGCACCCATAACTTTATTAAATACAGCCACTGGTTTAGCTACACAAAGCTTAGGTAGTTTTAATCCGATTTATAGTCCTGAAAAAACAAATATTACAACGGCAGATTTTGCGGCAGAGCAAGTTTTAGCGGCAGGTAATGCTCCTCATCTTATAGCAGTTAGCGATTTGGATGGAGATGGAAAATCTGATTTGGCGGTTGCTAACAAGAATTCAAATACGGTTTCTGTATATCACAATATCAGTAATATTGGAAATATCACATCAGCCAGTTTTGCAACTAAGGTAGATTTTGCAACAGAAAATGAACCATTTGCAGTAGCGATAAGAGATTTAGATGGAGATGGTAAACCTGATTTAGTAGTTACCAACTATGGTTCATCTAGTATTTCGGTATTTCGTAATATAAGCACAACTGGTTTGTTAGATGCAGGTTCATTTGATAATAAAATAGATTTTACAACGGGCAGTAGTCCTCGTATAGCATCTATTGGTGATTTAGATGGAGACGGAAAGCCTGATTTAGCAGTTGTTAACGAATCATCTGGCGATATTTCCATACTTCGTAACACCAGTACTACTGGTAGTCTTAGTTTTGCACCTAAAGTAGATGTTGTTGCAGGATCTTCCTCAAGATTTATTGCTATTGGAGACTTAAATGCCGACGGAAAGCTTGATTTAGCTGTTACTAATTTTGGCTCCAATAATTTTTCTGTATTCCTGAACGCAAGTAGTATTGGTAATGTTAACTTTAATCCAAAAGTTGATTTTACTGCCGGAACTAGACCAATTGCGGTTGCTATTGATGACTTTGATGGAGACGGAAAGTCTGATCTAGCAATACTCAATCGTAACTCGAGTAATATTTCTGTCTTTCTTAATGCCAGCAGTAACGGTAACTTTAATCTTAATCCTAAAATTGATGTTACAACTGGTAATATTCATGAATATTTCTCTATAGGTGATTTAGACGGGGACAGTAGGCCTGACTTTATAGTGCCTGTTTTGGGGTCAAATACATTTTCATTGTTACGTAATACCAGTAGTAGCGGAATGTTAAGTTTTAGCTCTTCGGTAAGCTTGAGCATTGGAAATAATCCTCATTCTGTAGTCATCGCAGATTTAGATGGTGATCATAAACCTGATTTGGTTACATCTCATTATCTGAGTAATACAATTTCTATATTGAGAAATACGGACCTACCTCCAACTATTACCAGTTTCTCCCCGTTAAACGCCAAACCAGGAGATGCAGTAACCATAACAGGCACTAACTTTAATACCACAACTACAAATAATGTGGTGTTTTTTGGAGCTACCAGAGCAACTGTTACAGCGGCAACAGCAACTAGTTTAACGGTTACTGTGCCAGTGGGAGCAACTTACGATTATCTTAATGTTTTAAATACAGGTACAACTTTAGCGGCCCAAAGTTTAAAAAAGTTCCATCCACTTTTTAGTCCTAGCAAAGCAGGTGTATTCACTACCGATGATAAAGTAGACTTTGCAGCTGGCGATAGCCCTATATTTACGGCAAGTGGTGATTTAGATGGAGACGGCAAAGCCGATTTGGTGGTTGCAAATTATGTTGGCAATACAATATCAGTTCTAAGAAACACTGCAACTAATGGAAGTATTTCATCAAGCAGTTTTGCTGACAAAATTGATCTTAGCACTGTTCTTCCTATTAATGTAATTATTAGCGATATAGATGGAGATGGGAAGCCCGATGTAATTGTATCTAATTCAGCTAGTGCCAATATTTCAATATTTAGAAATACATCAACCAGCGGCAACATTAGCTTTGCTGCAAAAGAATTTTTGGTTGTTAACGCTAGCTTTTATTCTTGGTTTACCATTGGGGATTTTAATAGCGATGGTAAACCTGATATTGCAGTTGCCAAAGATGGGGAGATTTTGGTATATCCTAACTCATCCTCAAGCGGAAGCATAAGTTTTAGTAGCGCTATAACTATTGTTGGGCAGCTTTACACCTATAATATTACCGCGGCAGATATAGACGGAGATAACCTATTAGACTTGGTATTAGGAGGAGATACGGGATTTACCGTGTATCGTAATACATCTATAAATGGGGTGGTAAGTTTTGAAAATGGAGTTTTTATTCGTACCAGAGAATATGATGTTTCTATGGTAATTGGTGATTTGGATGGAGATACAAAACTTGATGTGGCGGTAACTTATGGTTTTGATTCAAGATTTTCATGTTTTCTCAATACCTCTACACCCGGAAACATCAACTTTGCCGCAAAGGTTGATTTTTTATTAGGTTCTCATGATTCTTTTGCTTTAGGCGATATAGATAGCGATGGAAAACCAGATTTGTTGACTGCTAATAATAGCTTTGTGAATGTTTTTCCAAACACTTCTAGCATTGGTAGCATTAACTTCGGTTCTGTAGTTCAAATTACGGCGGGTCTCGTAACTAGAAACGTCATTGTAGGTGATATAGATGGAGACACCAAACCCGACTTAATAGTTGCAAATGAATTCTCTGATAATGTTTCAGTTATTAGGAATGCAGATATAGTTCCTTTACCAGTATCATTAATAAGTTACCAAGCCAAACTTCAAACTAATGGAACAGTGCAGTTAAATTGGCTAACAGCATCAGAAACGAATAACAGCTATTTTGAAATTTTAAAATCAACAGATGGTAAAAATTTTAGTTCCATAGCTAAAGTAAACGGTTCAGGAAACTCAACACAACAAGCACAGTATGATTATACAGACACTAGACCTGCTAGTGGTTCAAATTATTATCAATTAATACAATATGATGATAATGGTAAACAAACAGATTTAGGTGTAAGAGCTGTAAATGTAACGCTTGGTTCAAAAGAGTTAACAGTTTACCCTAACCCAGCAAGCAGTTTAATTAATTTAAGTTTTGAGGCTGATGTTTACCAGAAATTAGAAGTCATAGACCTAACTGGTAAGATATTAATGAGTCAAACTATTCAAAAGCAAGAAAACAGCATCAGTTTAGATATCAATAAACTTAGCACAGGATTTTACCATATCAGGTTAACCGGAACAGGAAAAATAACAACTAAGCAAATTATTAAACAGTAA